From one Luteipulveratus mongoliensis genomic stretch:
- a CDS encoding ABC transporter ATP-binding protein — translation MSDVVTFELLHADQAQRSVNDVALVAPTDVRVRPGRGVVLRGPNGAGKSTMLRMMTGAALPSSGTVTLDGKKVDERVPRVREVIAALLWPITGYRELTVQDHLVLVDQTWGGQRETCADRVNAMFDLLDIEPLRHRFLHELSSGQRQLADLAMTLIRPSGVLVLDEPEQRLDSDRRAQLARILLARKQAGAALLVACHDESVIEVIADDTVTLTPVPL, via the coding sequence GTGAGCGACGTCGTCACCTTCGAGCTCCTCCACGCTGACCAGGCCCAGCGCTCGGTCAACGATGTCGCGCTGGTCGCGCCCACCGACGTACGCGTCCGGCCGGGCCGGGGTGTGGTCCTCCGTGGTCCCAACGGAGCCGGCAAGTCCACGATGCTGCGGATGATGACGGGGGCGGCGTTGCCGAGCTCCGGCACGGTGACGCTCGACGGCAAGAAGGTCGATGAGCGAGTCCCGCGAGTGCGCGAGGTGATCGCTGCGCTGCTCTGGCCGATCACCGGTTACCGCGAGCTCACCGTGCAGGACCACCTCGTCCTGGTGGACCAGACGTGGGGTGGGCAGCGTGAGACCTGCGCGGACCGGGTCAACGCGATGTTCGACCTGCTCGATATCGAGCCGCTCCGGCACCGCTTCCTGCACGAGCTCTCCTCGGGTCAGCGCCAGCTCGCCGACCTCGCGATGACGCTGATCCGACCGAGCGGCGTGCTCGTCCTGGATGAGCCCGAGCAGCGGCTCGACAGCGACCGCCGCGCTCAGCTCGCGCGAATCCTGTTGGCACGCAAGCAAGCCGGCGCCGCACTCCTCGTCGCCTGCCACGACGAGAGCGTCATCGAGGTGATCGCGGACGACACGGTCACGCTGACACCGGTGCCGTTGTGA